In the Drosophila biarmipes strain raj3 chromosome X, RU_DBia_V1.1, whole genome shotgun sequence genome, one interval contains:
- the LOC108024812 gene encoding sodium-coupled monocarboxylate transporter 2-like — protein MSSLLNATVLATAATVVPDSQFIFNSTDYAVFALMLGISAAIGVYFGFFAKGADTTEEYLMGGKRMKTIPIAISLVASQLSAISIMTIPAEMYAYGINWFFNVVCMLVVVPLLNYVVIPVFYNNNITNCYQYLEMRFCREVRAMQTFIFIMTMFFMLPIFIFLPSLAFAQVTGYNVHIINTVVCGICIFYTMFGGIKAVVWTDVIQAAIMVVSVVLVGVMGANRVGGLSEVLRIAGEGGRLDVNYNFDLTTRSTIWNIFISATIMWSGHVGLNQSCVQRIVSLPSLGHARRALVLFGFGFILIMFFNCFTGIVIYSRFHDCDPIESGHVSKVDKMVPYFVQDTVGHLWGMPGVFISCVFSAALSTLSASINSLGGVVYFDYIKPHIRHTEHRANVIMKLFVLFAGIYCIFGGMVVESFNSILQVLYSVGGVSFGSTCGAFMLGMLVPKAHGRSALAGILASIACMATIVILSWGRNHYDPLPTSTAGCPAAPLNGTITSTASTILLSGTAEAPAEAEGFSILDLSFNLYAVMGFAITWLVAIPLSYILKPRSGYKLDPSLLSPVVQPFVGYTPTPTEEPLQLKLEKPEKV, from the coding sequence ATGTCGTCCCTCCTGAACGCCACCGTGCTGGCAACGGCCGCCACCGTGGTGCCCGACTCCCAGTTCATCTTCAACTCCACGGACTACGCCGTCTTCGCCCTCATGCTGGGCATCTCCGCGGCCATCGGCGTGTACTTCGGCTTCTTCGCCAAGGGCGCCGACACCACCGAGGAGTACCTGATGGGCGGCAAGCGGATGAAGACCATACCCATTGCCATCTCGCTGGTGGCCAGTCAGCTGTCCGCCATCTCCATCATGACCATTCCGGCCGAGATGTACGCGTACGGCATCAACTGGTTCTTCAACGTCGTCTGCATGCTGGTGGTGGTACCGCTGCTCAACTATGTGGTGATCCCGGTGttctacaacaacaacatcacgAACTGCTACCAGTACCTGGAGATGCGCTTCTGCCGCGAGGTGCGCGCCATGCAGACCTTCATCTTCATCATGACCATGTTCTTCATGCTGCCCATCTTCATATTCCTGCCCTCGCTGGCCTTCGCCCAGGTGACGGGCTACAATGTGCACATCATCAACACGGTGGTGTGCGGCATCTGCATCTTCTACACCATGTTCGGTGGCATCAAGGCGGTGGTGTGGACGGACGTCATCCAGGCGGCCATCATGGTGGTCTCGGTGGTGCTGGTCGGCGTGATGGGCGCCAATCGAGTGGGCGGCCTGTCCGAGGTGCTGCGGATCGCCGGCGAGGGCGGACGACTGGACGTTAACTACAACTTTGATCTGACCACAAGGTCGACGATCTGGAACATCTTCATATCGGCCACGATCATGTGGTCGGGCCATGTGGGTCTCAACCAGAGCTGCGTCCAGAGAATCGTATCGCTGCCCTCACTGGGCCACGCCAGGAGGGCTCTGGTGCTCTTCGGGTTCGGCTTCATCCTCATCATGTTCTTCAACTGCTTCACGGGCATCGTGATCTACTCCCGCTTCCACGACTGCGATCCCATCGAGTCGGGCCACGTCTCCAAGGTGGACAAGATGGTGCCGTACTTTGTGCAGGACACCGTCGGCCACTTGTGGGGCATGCCGGGCGTCTTCATCTCCTGCGTCTTCAGCGCTGCCCTGAGCACGCTCTCCGCCAGCATTAACTCGCTGGGCGGAGTGGTCTACTTCGACTACATAAAGCCGCACATTCGACACACGGAGCACCGGGCCAACGTGATCATGAAGCTGTTCGTCCTCTTCGCCGGCATATACTGCATCTTCGGAGGCATGGTGGTGGAGAGCTTCAACTCGATCCTGCAGGTGCTCTATTCCGTCGGAGGCGTTAGCTTTGGATCCACCTGTGGGGCCTTCATGCTGGGCATGCTGGTGCCCAAGGCCCATGGCCGGTCCGCCTTGGCCGGAATCTTGGCCAGCATTGCCTGCATGGCCACCATCGTGATCCTGAGTTGGGGTCGCAACCACTACGACCCCCTGCCCACCAGTACGGCGGGCTGTCCAGCTGCCCCGCTGAATGGAACCATTACCAGCACGGCTTCCACGATCCTCCTGAGTGGCACGGCGGAAGCACCTGCGGAGGCGGAGGGCTTTAGCATTCTGGACCTCTCCTTCAACCTGTACGCTGTGATGGGCTTCGCCATCACCTGGCTGGTGGCTATCCCCCTGAGCTACATCCTGAAGCCGAGATCCGGCTACAAGCTGGACCCCAGTCTGCTGTCGCCGGTGGTGCAGCCCTTCGTCGGCTACACACCGACTCCCACGGAGGAGCCGCTCCAGCTGAAGTTGGAGAAGCCCGAAAAGGTCTAA
- the LOC108024480 gene encoding moonshiner, with translation MAGRMKKLVPTDGNWIPESRRFPLELIASVMSGLRGDVEGVTPKESKSLRVLQRTWAQKLANRLPESNPRPPSPKRRRLRAKKKAAQVVIPPAVEEREEDNIFEVEDSEVVRNRVCIPRLRAHWKLRYFEIMMPAFVIKRGLLNEHFNWEIVDRIMEAPDEQATALLQEFVDDVVKELTP, from the coding sequence ATGGCTGGTCGTATGAAGAAGCTAGTGCCCACCGATGGCAATTGGATCCCGGAGTCGCGCCGCTTCCCCCTGGAGCTGATCGCCAGCGTGATGAGTGGACTGCGCGGCGACGTGGAGGGAGTGACCCCCAAGGAGAGCAAGTCGCTGAGGGTGCTGCAGAGGACATGGGCCCAGAAGCTGGCCAACCGCCTGCCGGAGTCCAATCCACGCCCGCCCTCGCCCAAGCGGCGCCGCCTGCGGGCCAAGAAAAAGGCCGCCCAGGTGGTGATCCCGCCAGCGGTGGAGGAGCGCGAGGAGGACAACATCTTCGAGGTGGAGGACAGCGAGGTGGTCAGGAACCGCGTCTGTATTCCCCGCCTGCGTGCCCATTGGAAGCTGCGCTACTTCGAGATCATGATGCCCGCCTTTGTCATCAAGCGAGGCCTGTTGAATGAGCACTTCAACTGGGAGATCGTCGACAGGATCATGGAGGCCCCCGACGAACAGGCCACCGCCTTGCTCCAGGAGTTCGTGGACGATGTGGTCAAGGAGCTGACACCCTAA